From a single Candidatus Poribacteria bacterium genomic region:
- a CDS encoding LamG domain-containing protein: MKQLFIVLVIALVCSTYAAADLLEGLVLYMPLDEGKGNKVDDFSENGFEGELNGGPKWVDGKFGKALQFSASSDFVAIEDDGAFHIEDEITQAAWINLDRLPSAHAIVFGTRMGGGGRHIGFGYGMNPGNGIKVWTNGAGGGFLDINDNKTGLDTGKWYYLSYTHTSDNKGKVKIYVNGKVTHDQDSNNPVAPAGATSQIQIGTWAGEAWPGMVDEVRLWNRALSDDEMEQSMDMGAEEFLAVNPKDKLATSWGKIKRLR; encoded by the coding sequence GGTCTCGTTCTGTATATGCCACTCGATGAAGGTAAGGGTAATAAGGTCGATGACTTCTCAGAAAACGGCTTTGAAGGTGAACTCAACGGCGGTCCTAAATGGGTTGATGGTAAATTCGGAAAGGCTCTTCAATTCAGCGCGTCCAGCGATTTCGTCGCTATTGAGGACGACGGGGCTTTCCACATCGAAGATGAAATTACACAAGCCGCATGGATTAATCTCGACCGACTGCCGAGTGCACACGCTATCGTTTTTGGCACACGCATGGGGGGTGGTGGAAGACACATCGGATTCGGCTACGGGATGAACCCTGGAAACGGCATCAAAGTCTGGACAAATGGCGCCGGTGGTGGGTTCTTGGACATCAACGATAACAAAACCGGGCTTGATACCGGGAAATGGTATTATCTGTCCTATACCCATACGAGCGACAACAAAGGCAAAGTCAAGATTTACGTCAACGGCAAAGTTACGCACGATCAGGATTCTAACAACCCTGTCGCACCCGCAGGTGCTACAAGCCAAATTCAGATCGGCACTTGGGCTGGTGAAGCGTGGCCCGGTATGGTTGACGAGGTTCGGCTCTGGAATCGCGCCCTCTCTGATGACGAAATGGAACAGAGTATGGATATGGGGGCTGAAGAATTTTTGGCTGTAAATCCGAAAGATAAACTCGCCACGTCTTGGGGCAAAATCAAGAGACTTCGCTAA
- a CDS encoding aminotransferase class I/II-fold pyridoxal phosphate-dependent enzyme, translating to MTQLCLRYDAINLSQGTPAYQPPPEVKAAAIEAIQEGYNQYSITWGAPAFREAIAHKMTTFNGIPTDPDRNVTVTCGSTEGMLSSLLAIINPSDEIIIFQPFYENYGPDTIISGAKPVYVALQETSVPDGTIRFTYDPTELRDAFSANTKAIVINTPNNPLGKVFTQDELQEIADLCCEYDCLAITDEIYEHMIYDEKPHLSIGSLPQMQDRTITVSGLSKAYSMTGWRLGYVAAPEILTDAIRKMHDFLTVGAPHPLQRAGVVALNLPPSYHATMVARYDKNRKYLVENLTKAGFRCHEPEGAYYIMTDITDFGFPDDTAFAHWLVKEIGVGGVPGSSFYSRPHLGKTKFRFMFSMADDLLAEAAERLMQIKTKI from the coding sequence ATGACGCAACTCTGCCTACGCTATGACGCAATCAACCTCTCCCAAGGCACGCCCGCGTATCAACCCCCTCCTGAAGTCAAAGCCGCCGCAATTGAAGCAATTCAAGAAGGCTATAATCAATACAGCATCACGTGGGGGGCACCCGCGTTCCGTGAGGCAATCGCTCATAAAATGACGACGTTTAACGGCATTCCCACTGATCCAGACAGAAACGTGACCGTCACCTGCGGCTCAACGGAAGGCATGCTCTCCTCACTTCTCGCAATCATCAACCCCAGCGATGAGATTATCATTTTTCAACCCTTTTATGAGAACTACGGACCGGATACCATCATTTCTGGGGCAAAACCCGTCTATGTGGCATTACAAGAGACCTCCGTACCCGACGGGACTATCCGTTTTACCTACGATCCAACCGAACTCCGAGATGCCTTCTCTGCCAACACAAAAGCGATCGTCATAAATACCCCGAATAATCCCCTCGGCAAGGTTTTCACCCAAGACGAACTTCAAGAGATCGCAGACCTTTGTTGTGAATACGACTGCCTCGCTATCACCGATGAAATATACGAGCACATGATCTATGATGAGAAGCCCCATCTCAGTATCGGTTCACTGCCGCAAATGCAGGACCGGACGATTACCGTCTCAGGATTGAGTAAGGCGTATTCTATGACAGGGTGGCGATTAGGTTACGTCGCTGCCCCGGAGATATTGACCGATGCCATCCGTAAGATGCACGACTTCCTGACCGTCGGGGCACCGCACCCACTCCAGCGTGCTGGTGTCGTTGCCCTGAATTTGCCACCGAGTTACCATGCAACTATGGTCGCAAGATACGACAAGAACCGTAAATATCTTGTTGAGAACCTCACGAAAGCCGGATTCCGTTGTCACGAGCCGGAGGGGGCGTATTACATCATGACCGACATCACGGATTTTGGGTTTCCTGACGATACAGCCTTTGCTCATTGGTTAGTGAAAGAAATTGGAGTCGGCGGTGTGCCGGGCTCGAGCTTCTACAGTCGTCCACACCTCGGAAAGACGAAGTTTCGGTTTATGTTTAGTATGGCAGACGACCTTCTCGCCGAAGCCGCTGAACGCCTCATGCAGATCAAAACAAAAATCTGA